One Propionispora hippei DSM 15287 genomic region harbors:
- a CDS encoding YraN family protein, which yields MNHIALGEKGEAAAVEYLRRHGYAVLQQKYRARTGEIDIIAKKDGVLVFVEVKTRRSTRYGLPAEAVTYRKQQKIIQTALCYLAQTQQPDAPCRIDVIEVYEADGRINHLVNAFGRQ from the coding sequence ATGAATCATATAGCCTTGGGTGAAAAGGGAGAGGCGGCGGCAGTCGAGTATTTGCGCCGCCATGGTTATGCTGTCCTGCAGCAAAAATACCGGGCCAGGACGGGTGAAATTGATATTATCGCTAAAAAGGACGGTGTACTGGTTTTTGTCGAGGTAAAAACCAGGCGCAGCACGCGGTACGGGCTGCCGGCCGAAGCGGTAACCTATCGGAAACAGCAAAAAATCATCCAAACAGCGCTGTGTTATTTGGCTCAAACCCAGCAGCCGGATGCGCCCTGTCGAATTGATGTCATTGAGGTATATGAAGCTGACGGACGGATTAATCACCTTGTTAATGCTTTTGGGCGGCAATAG
- the ylqF gene encoding ribosome biogenesis GTPase YlqF, giving the protein MYMENSKDNMRINWFPGHMAKAQRMMREHVKLVDVVIELVDARIPLSSANPVIADIIENKPRVVALNKADLAETAWTERWIETFRSQGLQAVAIDSMTGKGTKSLISKVEQGASAAIAKLVDKGVRPRAVRAMILGIPNVGKSSLINRLLGSATVRTADKPGVTRGKQWIKVSNNLELLDTPGVLWPKIEDPSVALRLAITGAINDEVYDLEQVMAKFLTMLREDYSERLSERYKLTLPLPEDSEELLRLIGSKRGCLRSGGVVDCDKARKIILNEFRGGKLGQFTLDRQLPDRE; this is encoded by the coding sequence ATGTATATGGAAAATAGCAAGGATAACATGCGTATAAACTGGTTTCCCGGGCATATGGCCAAAGCTCAGCGTATGATGCGTGAACACGTAAAGCTGGTCGATGTCGTCATTGAACTGGTAGATGCCCGCATACCACTGAGCAGTGCCAATCCAGTGATTGCCGATATCATTGAGAACAAGCCGCGCGTCGTTGCGCTAAACAAGGCTGACCTGGCTGAAACGGCCTGGACCGAACGCTGGATAGAAACATTCCGCAGTCAAGGCCTGCAGGCAGTTGCCATTGATTCCATGACAGGTAAAGGAACCAAGTCCCTGATCAGTAAGGTGGAGCAGGGCGCCAGCGCGGCCATTGCCAAACTTGTTGACAAAGGAGTGCGGCCACGGGCTGTAAGAGCGATGATTCTGGGCATCCCCAACGTGGGAAAATCCTCCCTGATCAATCGCCTGCTGGGATCGGCCACTGTGCGTACAGCCGATAAGCCGGGCGTAACCAGGGGTAAACAATGGATTAAAGTCTCCAATAACCTGGAGCTTTTGGATACTCCCGGCGTACTTTGGCCGAAGATAGAGGACCCGTCAGTGGCCCTGCGGCTAGCCATTACCGGGGCTATTAACGACGAAGTATATGATTTGGAGCAGGTAATGGCCAAATTCTTAACCATGCTGCGGGAGGACTACAGCGAACGGCTGAGCGAGAGATATAAGTTGACGCTGCCTTTGCCGGAAGACAGCGAGGAATTGCTGCGTTTGATCGGCAGCAAGCGGGGTTGTTTGCGCAGCGGCGGCGTGGTCGATTGCGACAAGGCCCGCAAAATCATTCTGAACGAATTTCGCGGCGGCAAGCTGGGGCAGTTTACGCTGGACCGCCAATTGCCGGACCGGGAATAG
- a CDS encoding ATP-dependent Clp protease proteolytic subunit has protein sequence MEQEEKQEKWQEKLLKTRSIIIADEITQAVAEKVTAQLLILQEMSDEPIKLFINSQGGHVEAGDTIHDMIRFVTPRVIVIGTGWVASAGITIYLAAAKEDRYSLPNTRYMIHQPLGGVRGQATDIKIEADEIIKMRRRINRLISEGTGQPLAKVEQDTQRNYWLDAAEAKAYGIVSRIIAEYKEIE, from the coding sequence ATGGAACAAGAAGAGAAACAAGAGAAATGGCAGGAGAAACTGTTAAAAACCCGGTCGATCATTATTGCCGATGAGATCACGCAGGCTGTGGCGGAGAAAGTAACTGCCCAGCTCCTCATTTTGCAGGAAATGAGTGATGAGCCGATTAAATTATTTATTAACAGCCAGGGCGGTCATGTGGAGGCCGGTGATACCATCCATGATATGATTCGCTTTGTGACGCCGAGAGTCATTGTCATCGGTACCGGCTGGGTAGCCAGCGCCGGCATTACCATTTATCTGGCGGCGGCGAAAGAGGACCGCTACTCGCTGCCCAATACCCGCTATATGATTCACCAGCCGCTCGGCGGGGTACGCGGCCAGGCGACCGATATCAAAATAGAAGCCGATGAAATTATCAAGATGCGCCGCCGCATCAACCGTTTGATTAGCGAAGGTACCGGACAGCCGCTGGCCAAGGTGGAGCAGGATACGCAGCGCAATTATTGGCTGGATGCGGCAGAGGCAAAAGCCTACGGTATTGTAAGCCGTATTATCGCCGAGTATAAGGAAATAGAGTAA
- a CDS encoding LamG-like jellyroll fold domain-containing protein, with translation MAYELDQYTVSLLHFEDGIKDETGKVWTAQNGATISSDKLKFGGASLLLNGTNQYLTVPNSSDFDFGSGDFTIDWWEYRTAITNTNEPVFARNCDTAFQAFLVGVCSTLGPTMISCHLSSNNSSWDIASGKLMGKVILNQWTHYALCRKASTFYTFQNGMLQETWSSSASLAPSSGTPGIGKYPYIGYFHGYIDEFRVSKGIARWTADFTPPGTAVLPNVPTNLTATPGDSQVTLNWEAITGATGYNLKRSTTAGGPYETIATNVAGTSCVDTNVVNGTTYYYVVTAINADGESANSNEALATPQAEENPPSSGKALLRVTMIDSSEREYRLDRTEIDGFVNWYIRTIGTGISCYSVNDIVDGSKEYLAFEKIISFKVIPLPAE, from the coding sequence ATGGCCTATGAATTAGATCAATATACGGTGTCTTTATTGCATTTTGAGGATGGGATTAAGGATGAGACAGGAAAGGTATGGACGGCGCAAAATGGTGCAACTATAAGCTCGGATAAATTAAAATTTGGGGGAGCTTCACTTTTGCTTAATGGAACTAATCAATATTTAACAGTTCCTAATAGTTCGGATTTTGATTTTGGTTCGGGGGACTTTACCATTGATTGGTGGGAGTATAGAACTGCAATTACTAACACTAACGAACCAGTGTTTGCTCGTAACTGTGATACGGCTTTTCAAGCATTTTTAGTCGGTGTTTGTTCTACTCTTGGGCCAACTATGATAAGTTGTCATTTATCAAGTAATAATTCTTCATGGGACATTGCAAGTGGAAAACTTATGGGGAAGGTTATTTTAAACCAATGGACACATTATGCTCTTTGTAGAAAGGCTTCTACATTCTATACTTTTCAAAACGGCATGCTGCAAGAAACATGGTCTTCATCGGCAAGTTTAGCTCCTAGCAGTGGGACACCGGGAATCGGAAAGTACCCATATATAGGCTATTTCCATGGATATATCGATGAATTCCGAGTGTCTAAAGGCATTGCCCGGTGGACAGCGGATTTCACACCTCCGGGAACTGCCGTCTTACCCAATGTGCCAACCAATCTAACCGCCACCCCTGGTGATAGCCAAGTAACTCTCAACTGGGAGGCCATCACCGGTGCAACCGGCTATAATTTAAAACGGTCTACAACAGCAGGTGGTCCATACGAGACAATCGCAACTAACGTAGCTGGCACTTCATGTGTAGATACTAATGTGGTAAATGGCACGACTTATTATTACGTGGTTACCGCTATAAATGCAGACGGAGAAAGTGCCAATTCGAATGAGGCTTTGGCTACTCCGCAGGCAGAAGAAAACCCTCCTTCTTCCGGTAAAGCCTTATTGCGTGTCACTATGATTGATTCCAGTGAGCGGGAGTATAGGCTGGATAGGACGGAAATTGATGGATTTGTTAATTGGTACATTCGTACTATTGGTACAGGTATTTCATGCTACTCAGTAAATGATATTGTTGATGGCAGCAAGGAATACTTAGCCTTTGAAAAGATCATTAGCTTTAAGGTAATTCCGCTGCCGGCAGAGTAA
- the rplS gene encoding 50S ribosomal protein L19, which yields MNIIQALEQEQLRKDIPTFRPGDTVRAHVKVVEGNRERIQVFEGVVITRQGGGVRETFTVRRISYGVGVERTFPVHSPRLEKIEVVRRGIVRRAKLYYLRNLTGKAARIRERR from the coding sequence GTGAATATTATTCAGGCATTGGAACAAGAGCAACTTCGTAAGGACATTCCTACGTTCAGACCGGGAGACACCGTCCGCGCCCACGTAAAGGTAGTGGAAGGCAACCGTGAACGTATCCAGGTTTTTGAAGGTGTTGTTATCACCCGTCAGGGTGGCGGCGTACGTGAAACTTTCACGGTAAGACGTATTTCTTACGGTGTTGGCGTAGAACGTACTTTCCCGGTACATTCTCCCCGTTTGGAAAAAATCGAAGTCGTCCGCAGAGGTATTGTGCGCCGTGCTAAATTGTATTACCTGCGCAACCTTACCGGTAAAGCCGCACGTATTAGAGAAAGACGGTAG
- a CDS encoding fibronectin type III domain-containing protein, whose amino-acid sequence MNVLYSDSPGWVKVGNPANYGGGCHQAIGLGTGSYAQFNFLGTKLRLISTIHTLYSKDTTITIDGETYSFNINGSTLNQALVFEIMGLSEREHSVFIKQNAPAVQTGVGLVIDAIDIDETGELKPYNPILISAPINLTAIHGDSQVTLNWDAVTDATGYNVKRSFTAGGQYETIANASGTSYVDTNVVNGTTYYYVVTAVNADGESANSNEASATPQAASVEEGQGLLRVTMIELH is encoded by the coding sequence TTGAACGTTTTATACTCAGATTCTCCTGGATGGGTAAAAGTAGGAAATCCAGCTAATTATGGCGGTGGCTGTCATCAAGCTATTGGATTGGGGACAGGCTCATATGCTCAGTTTAATTTTTTAGGTACAAAACTTCGCTTGATAAGTACAATACACACCTTATATTCAAAAGATACAACCATAACTATTGATGGAGAAACATATTCTTTTAATATTAATGGAAGTACTTTGAATCAGGCATTAGTATTCGAAATTATGGGATTATCCGAAAGGGAACATTCGGTTTTTATTAAACAAAATGCACCTGCTGTACAAACTGGTGTGGGATTAGTTATAGATGCTATTGATATCGATGAAACTGGCGAATTAAAACCATATAATCCTATTCTTATTTCAGCTCCTATCAATCTAACTGCAATCCACGGCGATTCCCAAGTAACTCTTAACTGGGATGCCGTCACCGATGCAACCGGCTACAATGTAAAACGCTCCTTTACAGCAGGCGGCCAATACGAAACAATTGCTAACGCATCAGGTACTTCGTATGTAGATACCAATGTGGTAAATGGCACGACCTATTATTACGTGGTTACCGCTGTTAATGCAGATGGTGAAAGTGCTAACTCGAATGAGGCTTCGGCTACTCCTCAGGCAGCATCGGTAGAAGAGGGGCAGGGGCTACTCAGGGTTACTATGATTGAACTCCATTGA
- a CDS encoding N-acetylmuramoyl-L-alanine amidase family protein: MKVFCIVKVHLIYYILLILLMVSSTYAFEEKNGNKLSNKVIVVDAGHGGIDSGATRPGVDEKDINLAVALQLKNILNQKGAKVIMSRQTDIELSNECDNEKVRGRYHRDLMARVEMVEESDADLFVSLHANAVRNDKKRGAEVFYYNKSEAGKTLANLIQTELCNVTGISCSVQNADYFVLRRNKIPAVLIELGYITNTEERQLLLAPDYQQKLARAIAEGICKFY, translated from the coding sequence ATGAAGGTGTTTTGTATCGTAAAAGTTCATTTGATTTATTATATATTGCTAATATTATTGATGGTAAGTTCAACATATGCGTTTGAGGAGAAGAACGGAAATAAGTTGTCTAACAAGGTTATCGTTGTAGATGCTGGCCATGGGGGGATAGACTCAGGAGCTACCCGGCCGGGCGTAGATGAAAAAGATATCAATTTGGCAGTAGCCCTCCAGCTTAAAAATATACTCAATCAAAAAGGTGCTAAAGTTATAATGTCCCGCCAAACAGATATAGAACTTAGCAATGAGTGTGATAATGAAAAAGTTAGAGGGCGATATCATCGTGATTTAATGGCAAGAGTGGAAATGGTTGAAGAATCTGATGCAGATCTATTTGTTAGCCTTCACGCAAATGCTGTAAGAAACGATAAGAAGCGTGGTGCAGAAGTCTTTTATTATAATAAATCTGAAGCAGGGAAAACATTGGCAAATTTAATACAAACTGAATTGTGCAACGTAACGGGAATAAGTTGCTCTGTACAAAACGCGGACTATTTCGTGCTTCGGCGTAACAAAATTCCTGCTGTATTAATTGAATTAGGTTATATTACAAATACAGAAGAACGACAATTGCTATTAGCACCCGATTATCAACAAAAGTTAGCTAGAGCAATTGCTGAAGGAATTTGTAAGTTTTATTAG
- the lepB gene encoding signal peptidase I, with protein sequence MSNANLKNEIKDWVISIVIAVVLAFFIRYFIVELYMVEGPSMRPTLMNGERLVVNKFIYRFKMPEYDDVLVFRYPQDPSRDFIKRVIAVAGDTIEIKEGRVFRNGQLLNEPYILEKTKGSYPLATVPSGTIFVMGDNRNNSEDSRFNDVGFVPLNLIKGKAVLVFWPFDQLKTLP encoded by the coding sequence TTGAGTAATGCAAATCTAAAAAACGAAATAAAGGACTGGGTTATTTCCATCGTCATTGCCGTTGTGCTGGCATTTTTTATCCGGTATTTTATTGTAGAGCTGTATATGGTGGAAGGGCCTTCGATGCGACCCACGTTAATGAACGGGGAACGCCTGGTGGTCAATAAATTCATTTACCGTTTTAAAATGCCTGAATATGATGATGTTCTGGTCTTCCGCTATCCGCAGGATCCCAGCCGTGATTTTATCAAACGGGTCATTGCTGTGGCCGGTGATACAATTGAAATCAAGGAAGGCCGTGTGTTCCGCAACGGACAATTATTAAATGAGCCGTATATTTTGGAAAAGACTAAAGGCTCCTATCCGTTGGCTACCGTGCCTAGCGGAACCATCTTTGTTATGGGCGACAACCGGAATAATTCCGAGGACAGCCGGTTTAACGATGTTGGCTTTGTGCCGCTTAACTTGATTAAGGGCAAGGCCGTACTGGTATTTTGGCCCTTTGATCAGCTAAAAACTCTTCCTTAG
- a CDS encoding fibronectin type III domain-containing protein: MATVGQSLTAPESGWQRFGSSESRFIYNGTWSTDVNVLYYNGSQQGTTELNASIVFKFTGTKLRIITDAYPDHSTDVQIEMDGEASHISLNAAKNFQRLSFEKVGLSLQSHRVVITNLTNKGLGFSAIDIDDTGYLETVIQPTILKADSGDSQVTLNWDVVTGANGYNVKRSLTAGGPYETIATSVPGTSYVDTNVVNGTTYYYVVTGVNADGESANSNEASATPQALGKVLLLIELTDGLQKEYELTKSELDTFVNWYNNRSISAGQPYYIFDKSFNLGPFDSREDYLVFDKIQNFEVMTFIKQ; the protein is encoded by the coding sequence ATGGCTACAGTAGGACAATCATTAACTGCACCGGAGAGTGGATGGCAAAGATTTGGATCTTCTGAGTCAAGGTTTATTTATAATGGAACATGGAGCACTGATGTCAATGTACTTTATTATAATGGTTCCCAGCAAGGAACAACTGAACTAAATGCAAGTATAGTTTTCAAATTTACTGGGACTAAGCTTCGCATTATTACAGATGCTTACCCAGATCATTCAACTGATGTTCAAATTGAAATGGATGGTGAGGCTAGCCATATTTCTTTAAATGCAGCGAAAAATTTTCAAAGGCTTTCTTTTGAAAAAGTCGGGTTATCTTTACAATCACATCGTGTCGTTATAACTAATTTAACCAATAAAGGACTTGGTTTTAGCGCTATCGATATTGATGATACTGGATATCTTGAAACAGTTATACAACCTACTATCCTAAAGGCTGATTCGGGTGATTCTCAAGTAACCCTTAACTGGGATGTCGTCACCGGTGCAAATGGCTATAATGTGAAGCGTTCCCTTACAGCCGGCGGCCCCTATGAGACGATTGCGACTAGCGTACCAGGTACCTCGTATGTAGATACTAACGTGGTAAATGGCACGACCTACTATTACGTGGTGACCGGTGTAAATGCAGACGGAGAAAGTGCTAACTCTAATGAGGCATCGGCTACTCCACAGGCATTAGGAAAGGTGCTTCTTCTGATTGAACTAACAGACGGCCTACAAAAGGAATATGAATTAACAAAGAGTGAATTGGATACTTTCGTTAATTGGTACAATAACCGATCTATCAGTGCAGGGCAGCCTTATTATATCTTTGATAAGAGCTTTAATCTAGGCCCCTTTGATAGCCGCGAAGATTACCTGGTATTTGATAAAATCCAAAACTTTGAAGTAATGACGTTCATAAAGCAATAA
- a CDS encoding YifB family Mg chelatase-like AAA ATPase: protein MFAQTFGATTFGLDGIAIHVEVDITNGLPGMEIVGLPDAAVRESRERVRAAIKNSGFEFPAQRITINLAPADIKKDSSGLDLPIAIGILAASGQIGENCRRCLFVSELSLEGKLRAVSGVLPMAMAAAEQGITQLVVARENAGEALLVDGLTVYAPDKLTEVVWHLQERRALTPQQKRAEAAGLPIWGDDFSEVQGQVVAKRAVEIAAAGGHNLLLSGSPGSGKTMLARRVPGILPAMSDQEALEVTKIYSIAGLLSANTGLVSVRPFRSPHHTISDAGMIGGGRIPKPGEVTLSHHGVLFLDELPEFPRGVLEVLRQPLEDGHVTISRVQASSSYPARFMLIAAMNPCPCGFAGDGLQTCTCTPADIRRYVKKISGPLLDRIDIHVHVPRLEYSEIAATVPAETSAAIRARVAAVRNLQRERLGQYGLFCNAQMGHKYLKKFCPLTKEAQELLKQAFTKMNLSGRGYDRIIKVSRTIADLAGEQIITGQHVAEAIQFRNNAQKFD, encoded by the coding sequence ATGTTTGCGCAGACATTCGGAGCCACCACGTTTGGGTTAGATGGCATTGCTATTCATGTGGAAGTGGATATTACCAATGGGCTGCCGGGAATGGAAATTGTCGGACTGCCTGATGCGGCTGTACGTGAATCACGGGAACGGGTCAGGGCGGCCATCAAGAATTCCGGTTTCGAGTTTCCGGCCCAGCGGATTACCATTAATCTGGCTCCGGCCGATATCAAAAAGGACAGTTCCGGCTTGGATTTGCCGATTGCGATTGGCATTTTGGCAGCCAGCGGCCAGATCGGAGAGAATTGCCGGCGCTGCCTGTTTGTGAGCGAACTGTCACTGGAAGGCAAGCTGCGTGCCGTATCAGGAGTATTGCCGATGGCTATGGCTGCGGCCGAGCAGGGCATCACCCAGTTGGTTGTCGCCAGGGAAAATGCCGGCGAGGCCTTACTGGTTGATGGCCTGACCGTGTATGCGCCGGACAAACTGACCGAAGTGGTTTGGCATTTGCAGGAAAGACGGGCTTTAACACCGCAGCAAAAACGGGCGGAAGCCGCTGGTTTGCCTATTTGGGGAGATGATTTTTCCGAAGTACAGGGTCAGGTAGTTGCCAAACGGGCGGTGGAGATCGCCGCCGCCGGTGGGCATAACCTGCTGCTTAGCGGATCGCCCGGTTCAGGAAAAACTATGCTGGCCCGGCGGGTGCCTGGGATTTTGCCGGCTATGTCCGACCAGGAGGCCTTGGAAGTCACCAAGATTTACAGTATTGCCGGCTTGCTATCGGCTAACACCGGTTTGGTTTCCGTACGTCCATTCAGGAGTCCCCATCATACCATATCTGATGCCGGTATGATCGGCGGCGGCAGAATCCCCAAACCAGGTGAGGTAACCTTAAGCCACCACGGAGTGCTGTTTTTGGACGAACTGCCGGAATTTCCCCGCGGCGTGCTGGAAGTGCTGCGCCAGCCGTTGGAAGACGGACACGTAACCATTTCCCGCGTGCAGGCTTCCTCCTCTTACCCTGCCCGATTCATGCTCATCGCTGCGATGAATCCCTGCCCGTGCGGCTTCGCTGGTGATGGTCTGCAGACCTGCACCTGTACGCCGGCCGATATACGGCGGTATGTGAAAAAAATATCCGGCCCTTTGCTTGACCGGATTGACATTCATGTTCATGTGCCACGGCTGGAATATAGTGAGATTGCGGCAACCGTACCGGCGGAGACTTCGGCTGCCATCCGGGCCCGAGTAGCAGCCGTGCGGAACCTGCAGCGGGAACGGCTGGGGCAATACGGTCTATTCTGTAACGCCCAGATGGGACACAAATATCTAAAGAAGTTCTGCCCCCTGACGAAGGAGGCACAGGAACTGCTGAAACAAGCCTTCACTAAAATGAACCTGAGCGGCCGGGGCTACGACAGGATTATCAAGGTCTCCCGCACAATCGCCGACCTGGCAGGAGAACAAATCATCACCGGACAGCATGTGGCCGAAGCTATACAATTTAGAAATAATGCGCAGAAGTTTGATTGA
- a CDS encoding fibronectin type III domain-containing protein, translating into MATIGQSLTAPEAGWKRFDDSNTNITYTSGWGKYYYSSAYQGSAARLGATGYNDIKFNFTGTKLRIIGCTNSMRTSSINVLVDGILAKNYSQISPLAVNQTLDVDIQNLSNTEHYVQIIPQNTTTTTDYYFDAVDIDENGELRPYNPKITSAPTNLTATPGDAQVTLNWDVVIDAIGYNIKRSTTAEGPYTTTVASNVSGTSYVDTNVVNGTIYYYVVTAVNTDGESANSNEASATPQSLGKVLLLIELTDGLQKEYELTKSELDTFVNWYNNRSTGAGQPYYIFDKSFNLGPFDSLEDYLAFDKIQNFEVMKFTKQ; encoded by the coding sequence ATGGCGACAATTGGACAATCGTTAACTGCGCCTGAGGCAGGATGGAAAAGATTTGATGATAGTAATACAAATATCACCTACACATCAGGTTGGGGTAAATATTATTACTCTAGCGCATATCAAGGATCGGCAGCAAGGCTGGGAGCAACAGGATATAATGATATAAAATTTAACTTTACTGGAACAAAGCTTCGTATTATAGGCTGTACTAATAGTATGAGAACTTCTTCTATAAATGTATTAGTAGATGGTATCTTAGCTAAAAATTATAGTCAAATATCACCATTAGCAGTGAACCAGACACTTGATGTTGATATACAAAATTTAAGTAATACGGAACACTATGTTCAAATCATTCCCCAAAATACGACAACCACTACAGACTATTACTTTGATGCGGTTGATATTGATGAAAATGGTGAACTCCGGCCATATAACCCTAAAATTACCTCAGCTCCTACCAACCTAACCGCCACTCCTGGAGATGCCCAAGTAACTCTCAATTGGGATGTAGTCATCGACGCGATTGGCTATAATATTAAGCGTTCGACTACAGCAGAAGGACCCTACACGACAACGGTGGCAAGTAATGTATCTGGTACCTCATATGTAGATACCAATGTGGTGAATGGCACAATTTACTATTATGTGGTTACCGCTGTTAACACAGATGGTGAGAGCGCCAATTCTAATGAAGCATCTGCTACGCCACAATCGTTAGGAAAAGTGCTTCTTCTAATTGAACTAACAGACGGCCTACAAAAGGAATATGAATTAACAAAGAGTGAATTGGATACTTTCGTTAATTGGTACAATAACCGGTCTACCGGTGCAGGGCAGCCTTATTATATCTTTGATAAGAGCTTTAATCTAGGCCCCTTTGATAGCCTCGAAGATTACCTGGCATTTGATAAAATCCAAAACTTTGAAGTAATGAAATTTACAAAACAATAA
- a CDS encoding RNA methyltransferase codes for MSRVYLGLVHYPIYNKNNDVVTTAITNFDVHDIARTSRTYHIARYFIIHPVESQVKMARDIVEYWQNGYGGEYNPDRREAFSILDIVPDIRAAVEQITAAEGKAPVIVTTDARQFSNMVSYRKLRALLQEEEQPCLLLFGTGWGIEKSVMEQFDYILEPIYGPCDYNHLPVRAAVAIILDRLLGEAWWS; via the coding sequence ATGTCAAGGGTTTACTTAGGACTGGTTCATTATCCTATTTATAATAAAAATAATGATGTGGTGACAACGGCCATCACCAATTTTGATGTCCACGATATTGCCCGGACATCACGTACCTATCATATTGCCCGTTATTTCATCATTCACCCGGTGGAAAGCCAGGTCAAAATGGCCAGGGATATCGTAGAATACTGGCAGAACGGCTATGGCGGCGAGTATAATCCCGACCGACGGGAAGCCTTCAGTATTTTGGACATTGTGCCGGATATCCGGGCAGCCGTTGAGCAGATTACGGCTGCGGAAGGCAAAGCGCCGGTCATTGTAACTACCGATGCGCGCCAATTTTCCAATATGGTGTCGTATCGAAAGCTCCGGGCGCTGCTGCAGGAGGAGGAACAACCTTGTCTCTTATTGTTCGGGACAGGCTGGGGCATTGAAAAATCGGTAATGGAGCAGTTTGATTACATTCTGGAGCCTATTTACGGTCCCTGCGATTACAATCATCTGCCAGTGCGGGCGGCTGTGGCTATTATCCTTGACCGGTTGCTGGGCGAGGCCTGGTGGTCGTAA
- a CDS encoding EscU/YscU/HrcU family type III secretion system export apparatus switch protein, with translation MSEQKEERKQAVAIQYDREADSAPRVVAKGKGLVAEQIIAVAQSQAVPLYKNKALSNMLMAVELDREIPPALYKAVAEVLAYIYRLDQNFSRRNG, from the coding sequence ATGAGCGAACAGAAAGAAGAACGCAAACAGGCGGTTGCCATTCAGTATGACCGGGAGGCAGATAGTGCTCCTAGGGTTGTAGCCAAAGGAAAAGGTTTGGTGGCCGAGCAAATTATAGCCGTAGCCCAAAGCCAGGCGGTACCCCTATATAAAAATAAGGCGCTATCCAATATGCTGATGGCCGTGGAACTGGACCGGGAAATTCCGCCGGCACTATATAAAGCGGTGGCGGAGGTTCTGGCCTATATTTATCGTTTGGATCAGAATTTTAGCCGAAGAAATGGCTAA
- a CDS encoding ribonuclease HII translates to MRTANMTVAEITELLNQAELPETILAELHTDRRVSVIRLLEKWQKRKASLTREAARLQQLFLPEQEFRRQGYECIVGVDEAGRGPLAGPLVVGAAILPFGCKLPSLNDSKKLSAAQRAVLYDEIKKKALSTKTVIVEVADIDRLNIYQATVQAMYQAIKTIGLKPQAALIDAVPLPELPIPANSLIGGDGLSASIAAASILAKVERDRLMEELALLYPQYGFQNHKGYGTREHLKALAEYGPCPIHRTSFEPIKSWGGRQDAS, encoded by the coding sequence TTGCGTACGGCTAACATGACGGTTGCGGAAATCACGGAATTGCTGAATCAGGCGGAACTGCCGGAGACTATCCTGGCGGAGCTACATACGGACCGGCGTGTTTCGGTCATACGATTATTGGAGAAATGGCAAAAAAGAAAAGCAAGCCTGACCAGGGAAGCGGCCCGCCTGCAGCAGCTTTTTCTGCCGGAACAGGAATTTCGCCGTCAAGGCTATGAATGCATTGTCGGTGTCGATGAAGCAGGGCGGGGGCCGCTGGCCGGTCCGTTGGTGGTCGGTGCGGCAATTCTGCCGTTTGGCTGTAAACTTCCTTCGTTGAACGATTCGAAAAAACTATCGGCGGCGCAAAGGGCCGTATTATATGATGAGATTAAGAAGAAAGCGTTGTCTACCAAGACGGTCATTGTCGAAGTGGCGGACATTGACCGGTTGAATATTTATCAGGCTACTGTGCAGGCCATGTATCAGGCGATTAAGACCATTGGACTGAAACCGCAGGCCGCTTTGATTGATGCCGTGCCATTGCCGGAACTGCCGATTCCGGCCAATTCATTGATTGGCGGAGACGGACTGAGTGCATCCATTGCGGCAGCCTCTATTCTGGCCAAGGTAGAACGGGACAGGCTGATGGAAGAATTGGCGCTGCTTTATCCGCAATACGGTTTTCAAAATCATAAGGGTTATGGGACCAGAGAACATTTAAAAGCATTGGCAGAATATGGACCTTGCCCGATTCACCGGACCAGCTTTGAACCGATTAAATCATGGGGAGGCAGACAGGATGCGAGTTAG